The following are encoded in a window of Maylandia zebra isolate NMK-2024a linkage group LG5, Mzebra_GT3a, whole genome shotgun sequence genomic DNA:
- the fblim1 gene encoding filamin-binding LIM protein 1, whose protein sequence is MASAAPPKRVVSSVFITLASPHRATVTPQQQPALQAHSAPAREKLHPAVRVSPGDSIPALRHSREDKSPPSESNGGLKIKGLTNAGSSALVSGPQSHNPPKHEPGKTQLQEKNDQRSSSELFPPPPPPSDAPPLCPGELPSEESALPPPPPAQVSFPHPVTPGQQPVYNPEVKARTPSSGLSSDDQIHRIHQNSQDKESKDLCGFCRKPVTPSEPAIEALNRTYHDGCFQCRSCHIPLAGKQYYNKAGIPLCEDCYQASLELCWACGEAITDHIIRALERAYHLSCFTCTTCKRQIGEQAFAQGEVGEVYCLQDYYRKYAPKCSACNQLIIPQEDGTDSYTVECLGRSYHENCYRCEVCAIQLSPEPNEHGCYPLDGKMLCKPCHLNLASGQH, encoded by the exons ATGGCATCAGCAGCTCCACCAAAAAGGGTGGTTTCTTCTGTCTTCATCACTCTGGCTTCTCCTCACCGAGCCACCGTGACCCCACAGCAGCAGCCCGCCCTTCAAGCCCACAGTGCCCCGGCTAGAGAGAAACTGCATCCTGCTGTAAGAGTCAGCCCAGGTGACAGCATACCTGCCCTCAGGCACAGCAGAGAGGACAAGTCACCGCCGTCAGAGTCTAATGGCGGCCTAAAGATCAAAGGCTTGACTAATGCGGGGTCCTCGGCCCTGGTTTCAGGCCCACAGAGCCACAATCCCCCCAAACATGAACCAGGCAAAACACAGCTTCAAGAAAAAAATGACCAGAGGAGTTCATCAG AGcttttccctcctcctccccctccctctgaTGCACCGCCTCTATGTCCGGGAGAGTTGCCCTCTGAAGAATCAGCACttccaccacctcctccagccCAAGTGTCTTTCCCCCACCCCGTGACCCCAGGCCAGCAGCCAGTTTACAACCCAGAG GTGAAAGCAAGAACACCATCTAGTGGGTTAAGCTCAGATGACCAAATCCACAGGATCCACCAAAACAGCCAAGACAAAGAGAGCAAAG ATCTGTGCGGCTTCTGTCGAAAGCCAGTGACTCCTTCTGAACCTGCGATAGAGGCCTTAAACAGGACTTACcatgatggctgcttccagtgtAGATCTTGTCACATTCCCCTGGCTGGTAAACAGTACTACAACAAGGCCGGGATCCCGCTCTGCGAAGACTGTTACCAG GCCAGTTTGGAGCTCTGCTGGGCATGTGGAGAGGCTATCACAGATCACATAATCCGCGCACTCGAGCGAGCATACCATCTTTcttgtttcacctgcacaacatGTAAGAGGCAAATTGGAGAGCAAGCTTTTGCCCAGGGAGAAGTTGGAGAAGTTTACTGCCTTCAAGACTATTACAG GAAATACGCTCCAAAGTGTAGTGCCTGTAACCAGCTTATCATTCCACAAGAAGATGGTACCGACAGCTATACAGTTGAATGTCTGGGGCGTTCCTACCATGAGAACTGCTACAGATGTGAG GTCTGCGCCATCCAACTGTCTCCTGAACCGAACGAGCATGGCTGTTATCCTTTAGACGGGAAGATGCTTTGCAAGCCCTGTCACCTGAACCTGGCTTCTGGTCAGCACTAA
- the slc25a34 gene encoding solute carrier family 25 member 34: MSTVKANCEDHFSAMSSTQLLNTSPEESVFAPQPSQRISPTVLTVPCGVFGPLPPPPAVWPPLDFALGALACCAACVFTNPLEVVKTRLQLQGELCARGSYQRHYRGVLQALWVVGRTDGLRGLQKGLSAGLIYQGVMNGVRLGSYSYCEALGITSFHGGSLLSGAGAGALGAFIASPAYLVKTHLQAQTVAAIAVGHQHNHLGVSDAFVTIYRKEGLIGLWRGVNGAVPRVMVGSAAQLATFTSAKEWVSHSQWFSPNSWLAVLMAAAVSGVAVAITMTPFDVISTRLYNQPVDELRKGRLYHGFSDCMLKVCRAEGLLGLYKGMGPVFLRLAPHTVLSMLFWDLMRQQAVKDK, encoded by the exons ATGAGTACTGTTAAGGCAAACTGTGAAGATCACTTCTCAGCGATGAGTAGCACTCAGCTGCTGAACACTTCGCCCGAAGAGTCTGTGTTTGCTCCACAGCCTTCCCAGAGGATTTCACCCACCGTGTTGACGGTCCCCTGTGGGGTCTTTGGCCCCTTGCCGCCGCCTCCTGCAGTCTGGCCTCCACTAGACTTCGCCCTGGGCGCTCTTGCCTGCTGCGCAGCCTGTGTGTTCACCAATCCTCTGGAGGTGGTGAAAACCCGTCTGCAGCTACAGGGGGAGCTTTGTGCTCGGGGATCCTACCAGAGACACTACCGCGGGGTCTTGCAGGCGCTCTGGGTGGTGGGCCGCACGGATGGGCTACGGGGCCTGCAGAAGGGGCTCTCAGCTGGGCTCATCTACCAGGGTGTGATGAACGGTGTGAGGCTGGGCTCGTACTCCTACTGTGAAGCTCTGGGGATCACTTCTTTCCATGGGGGGAGTCTGCTGTCAGGGGCAGGTGCTGGAGCTCTGGGTGCCTTCATAGCTTCTCCTGCCTATCTG GTGAAAACCCATCTGCAGGCTCAGACTGTGGCAGCCATTGCAGTAGGTCACCAGCATAACCACCTG GGAGTGTCTGATGCCTTTGTTACCATCTATCGAAAAGAAGGTTTAATTGGTCTTTGGAGGGGTGTGAATGGGGCTGTGCCTAGAGTCATGGTGGGATCAGCTGCCCAGCTGGCAACCTTCACCTCAGCTAAGGAATGGGTGTCACATTCTCAG TGGTTCAGTCCAAACAGCTGGCTCGCAGTCTTGATGGCAGCTGCAGTCAGTGGAGTTGCTGTGGCCATTACCATGACACCATTTGATGTCATTAGTACTCGGCTCTACAACCAGCCGGTGGATGAGTTGCGTAAG GGTCGTCTGTATCATGGATTTTCAGACTGCATGCTGAAGGTGTGCAGAGCGGAGGGCCTGCTGGGTTTGTATAAAGGCATGGGCCCCGTGTTCCTGCGACTGGCCCCGCACACGGTGCTAAGCATGCTGTTCTGGGATCTGATGAGGCAACAAGCAGTGAAGGATAAGTAG
- the LOC101468547 gene encoding transmembrane protein 82, whose protein sequence is MFLPLILGTTGWTPFDSKPFDCFLQGLVGACGISVLYNLLRVYNFVQNSNDSDSGNGSKPRSSSLGTSLRGNWRSSLQFWILTVVLSLMGSRVFSLIVLEFSLRAVSTWTSAGLDASGRGLDMILIQSQFSLGCSLTGTLIFLQQGAPHSSLSLFLAAALSWKLASLSHSLWIHVARLYPLHSTKQYCGKCITLLTSGHTILASLQRAVVLAFAVASVASTTTIYDHFLSQKDAMKFWTLLTLCYIMLLVYIQEDEHRQTGTAALLHSVVMRLGALLVLMLAMGYWSDVFQILIAFLGEAVCLLPSWDLLQALLKEEKEESSLSRRDECSSHKGTTIKTSSRGR, encoded by the exons ATGTTTCTCCCCTTGATCCTGGGAACCACTGGATGGACACCTTTTGATTCAAAACCATTTGATTGCTTTCTTCAAG ggcTCGTAGGTGCATGTGGAATATCAGTGCTGTACAACCTGCTAAGAGTCTACAATTTTGTTCAAAATTCCAA TGATTCTGACTCTGGAAATGGAAGCAAACCCAGGTCATCCTCACTGGGCACGTCTCTGAGAGGGAACTGGAGATCATCCCTCCAGTTCTGGATTCTGACTGTCGTCCTCTCTCTGATGGGCTCGAGGGTTTTCTCCCTGATAGTGCTGGAGTTTTCCCTCAGGGCTGTTTCTACCTGGACGTCAGCTGGACTG GATGCCAGTGGCAGAGGTCTAGACATGATCCTAATCCAGAGCCAGTTCTCCCTGGGTTGTAGCCTCACCGGCACTCTGATCTTCCTCCAACAGGGGGCTCCACACAGCTCCCTCAGCTTATTTCTGGCAGCTGCTCTCAGCTGGAAACTGGCAAGCTTGAGCCACAGTCTGTGGATCCATGTGGCCAGACTCTACCCGCTGCACAGCACTAAACAGTACTGTGGGAAGTGCATCACTCTTCTAACCTCCGGACACACCATACTGGCTTCACTGCAAAGAGCGGTTGTCTTGGCTTTTGCTGTAGCAAGTGTTGCTTCCACCACTACGATTTATGACCACTTCCTGTCCCAGAAGGATGCTATGAAGTTCTGGACTCTGCTGACGCTCTGTTACATTATGTTGCTCGTGTATATTCAAG AGGATGAGCATCGGCAGACAGGCACAGCGGCCCTCCTACACTCTGTAGTTATGCGGCTGGGAGCCTTGCTCGTCCTCATGCTTGCAATGGGATACTGGTCTGATGTGTTTCAAATCCTCATCGCGTTTCTGGGAGAAGCAGTCTGTCTGTTGCCTTCTTGGGATCTTCTGCAGGCTTTGCTGAAG gaagaaaaagaggaatcAAGCTTGAGCAGACGTGACGAGTGCTCCAGTCACAAAGGAACCACAATTAAAACATCATCACGTGGCAGATAA
- the fbxo42 gene encoding F-box only protein 42 isoform X1 — protein MSRSPDNEDGGGHVAMDTEDEGSEPAGITEEVEAKMGSSCQEGNMDSGAKGEGRTMVELPEEVLEYILSFLSPYQEHKTAALVCKQWYRLIKGVAYQCYHGFLRAVQEGNIQWESRTYPYPGTPITQRFSHSACYYDSNQSMYVFGGCTQSSCNAAFNDLWRLDLNSKEWIRPLASGSYPSPKAGATLVMHKDLLVLFGGWTRPSPYPLHQPERFFDEIHTYSPSKNWWNCIVTTHGPPPMAGHSSSVIGNNMIVFGGSLGARQMSNEVWVLDLEQWSWSKPPISGPSPHPRGGQSQIVIDDQTLLILGGCGGPNALLKDAWLLHMDALPWRWQQLQVENEDHGAPELWCHPACRVGQCVVVFSQAPSGRAPLSPSLNSRPSPISATPAPLGPEPPSLRSQSPVRSGAAGVVLGAVEEAPCVNGRWGTLRPRPSARGGARDGSPSSSQQPSPSQGPESPPLPPLINGSSPSPRTSPAQAASPPSRPHLPSSTDYGWESPPSAAHHPEVPSTNGLHTPPSGSPCTPPGAVSPAALRRGLEAVKNKSSSSVPSSSSSSSLQTQGPSPGGGAGPPGTPPSSSSSPPQVAGADGHAIPPIARRLGHHPPQSLNVGKPLYQSLNCKPMQMYVLDVSRAKSAGVVSWRVYGNGTPPAVTGPPETSLHTVVQGRGELIIFGGLMDKKQNVKYYPKTNALYFVRAKRRTTRKFLFFVSSSSELLEYVWKSGRC, from the exons ATGTCCCGTTCCCCTGACAATGAAGATGGAGGAGGACATGTTGCCATGGATACAGAGGATGAAGGTTCAGAGCCTGCTGGGATAACGGAGGAAGTGGAAGCAAAGATGGGGTCCTCCTGTCAAGAAGGGAACATGGACAGTGGTGCCAAAGGAGAAGGGAGGACAATGGTGGAGCTGCCGGAGGAAGTTCTAGAGTATATTCTGTCCTTCCTCTCACCTTACCAGGAGCACAAGACCGCTGCACTCGTTTGTAAGCAGTGGTACCGTCTCATTAAAG GTGTTGCCTATCAGTGTTACCATGGATTTTTGAGAGCTGTCCAGGAGGGTAATATCCAGTGGGAAAGTCGCACATACCCATATCCAGGAACTCCCATCACTCAGCGCTTTTCACACA GTGCATGTTATTATGACTCAAATCAGTCCATGTATGTGTTTGGGGGTTGCACTCAGAGTAGCTGCAATGCTGCCTTCAATGACCTATGGAGACTTGACCTCAACAGCAAGGAGTGGATCCGCCCTTTGGCCTCAG GCTCTTATCCATCTCCTAAAGCTGGAGCGACTCTAGTGATGCACAAAGATCTGTTAGTGCTGTTTGGGGGATGGACTCGCCCCAGCCCTTATCCACTACACCAACCAGAACGTTTTTTTGATGAAATCCACACCTACTCTCCTTCAAAGAACTG GTGGAACTGTATAGTAACGACACATGGACCTCCACCTATGGCAGGCCATTCTTCAtctgtaataggaaacaacatgATAGTGTTCGGGGGATCTTTAGGAGCACGTCAGAT GAGTAATGAAGTGTGGGTTCTCGACCTGGAGCAGTGGTCCTGGTCCAAACCGCCCATATCTGGACCATCACCACACCCACGAGGCGGCCAGTCACAA ATTGTGATAGATGATCAGACGCTGCTCATCTTGGGAGGATGTGGTGGTCCGAATGCA CTTCTTAAAGATGCCTGGCTTCTCCACATGGATGCACTACCATGGAGGTGGCAGCAGCTGCAGGTGGAAAACGAGGACCATGGGGCCCCAGAGTTGTGGTGTCACCCAGCATGtagg GTGGGCCAGTGTGTGGTGGTCTTCTCACAGGCTCCATCTGGGCGGGCACCGCTAAGCCCAAGTCTTAACTCTCGGCCCTCCCCCATAAGTGCCACACCTGCCCCTCTGGGCCCTGAACCTCCTTCCCTGCGCTCTCAGTCTCCCGTTCGGAGCGGTGCTGCCGGTGTTGTTCTGGGAGCTGTTGAAGAGGCTCCGTGTGTAAATGGCCGATGGGGCACTCTGAGACCTCGGCCTTCAGCGAGAGGTGGTGCCAGAGACGGGAGCCCGTCCTCCTCTCAGCAGCCATCTCCTTCACAAGGCCCAGAaagccctcctcttcctcccttaATAAATGGATCCTCCCCTTCCCCACGGACCAGCCCAGCCCAGGCTGCATCTCCTCCCTCTCGTCCTCACCTGCCTTCCTCCACTGACTATGGATGGGAGTCTCCCCCCTCTGCTGCTCACCATCCTGAGGTCCCCAGCACCAACGGCCtgcatacacctccctcaggcTCCCCATGCACCCCACCAGGTGCAGTGTCCCCTGCTGCCTTACGACGAGGGCTGGAGGCAGTGAAAAACAAATCTTCCTCATCTGTACCgtcttcatcatcatcgtctTCCCTTCAGACACAGGGGCCTTCTCCTGGAGGTGGAGCAGGTCCTCCAGGAACCCCTCCGTCATCCTCCTCCAGTCCTCCTCAGGTGGCTGGAGCCGATGGACATGCTATCCCGCCTATTGCGAGGCGTCTCGGTCATCATCCGCCGCAGAGCCTGAACGTAGGCAAACCTCTGTACCAGTCTCTCAACTGCAAGCCCATGCAGATGTATGTGCTCGATGTGTCCCGAGCCAAGTCTGCTGGGGTAGTGTCTTGGAGAGTTTATGGGAACGGGACTCCACCTGCAGTCACAGGACCACCGGAGACCAGCCTTCACACTGTGGTACAGGGCAGGGGAGAGCTCATCATCTTTGGAGGCCTCATGGACAAAAAACAGAATGTGAAATACTACCCTAAAACCAACGCCTTGTACTTTGTACGCGCTAAAAG AAGAACAACcagaaaatttttattttttgtgtcatCATCCTCTGAACTCTTAGAGTACGTCTGGAAGAGCGGACGCTGTTGA
- the fbxo42 gene encoding F-box only protein 42 isoform X2: MSRSPDNEDGGGHVAMDTEDEGSEPAGITEEVEAKMGSSCQEGNMDSGAKGEGRTMVELPEEVLEYILSFLSPYQEHKTAALVCKQWYRLIKGVAYQCYHGFLRAVQEGNIQWESRTYPYPGTPITQRFSHSACYYDSNQSMYVFGGCTQSSCNAAFNDLWRLDLNSKEWIRPLASGSYPSPKAGATLVMHKDLLVLFGGWTRPSPYPLHQPERFFDEIHTYSPSKNWWNCIVTTHGPPPMAGHSSSVIGNNMIVFGGSLGARQMSNEVWVLDLEQWSWSKPPISGPSPHPRGGQSQIVIDDQTLLILGGCGGPNALLKDAWLLHMDALPWRWQQLQVENEDHGAPELWCHPACRVGQCVVVFSQAPSGRAPLSPSLNSRPSPISATPAPLGPEPPSLRSQSPVRSGAAGVVLGAVEEAPCVNGRWGTLRPRPSARGGARDGSPSSSQQPSPSQGPESPPLPPLINGSSPSPRTSPAQAASPPSRPHLPSSTDYGWESPPSAAHHPEVPSTNGLHTPPSGSPCTPPGAVSPAALRRGLEAVKNKSSSSVPSSSSSSSLQTQGPSPGGGAGPPGTPPSSSSSPPQVAGADGHAIPPIARRLGHHPPQSLNVGKPLYQSLNCKPMQMYVLDVSRAKSAGVVSWRVYGNGTPPAVTGPPETSLHTVVQGRGELIIFGGLMDKKQNVKYYPKTNALYFVRAKR, translated from the exons ATGTCCCGTTCCCCTGACAATGAAGATGGAGGAGGACATGTTGCCATGGATACAGAGGATGAAGGTTCAGAGCCTGCTGGGATAACGGAGGAAGTGGAAGCAAAGATGGGGTCCTCCTGTCAAGAAGGGAACATGGACAGTGGTGCCAAAGGAGAAGGGAGGACAATGGTGGAGCTGCCGGAGGAAGTTCTAGAGTATATTCTGTCCTTCCTCTCACCTTACCAGGAGCACAAGACCGCTGCACTCGTTTGTAAGCAGTGGTACCGTCTCATTAAAG GTGTTGCCTATCAGTGTTACCATGGATTTTTGAGAGCTGTCCAGGAGGGTAATATCCAGTGGGAAAGTCGCACATACCCATATCCAGGAACTCCCATCACTCAGCGCTTTTCACACA GTGCATGTTATTATGACTCAAATCAGTCCATGTATGTGTTTGGGGGTTGCACTCAGAGTAGCTGCAATGCTGCCTTCAATGACCTATGGAGACTTGACCTCAACAGCAAGGAGTGGATCCGCCCTTTGGCCTCAG GCTCTTATCCATCTCCTAAAGCTGGAGCGACTCTAGTGATGCACAAAGATCTGTTAGTGCTGTTTGGGGGATGGACTCGCCCCAGCCCTTATCCACTACACCAACCAGAACGTTTTTTTGATGAAATCCACACCTACTCTCCTTCAAAGAACTG GTGGAACTGTATAGTAACGACACATGGACCTCCACCTATGGCAGGCCATTCTTCAtctgtaataggaaacaacatgATAGTGTTCGGGGGATCTTTAGGAGCACGTCAGAT GAGTAATGAAGTGTGGGTTCTCGACCTGGAGCAGTGGTCCTGGTCCAAACCGCCCATATCTGGACCATCACCACACCCACGAGGCGGCCAGTCACAA ATTGTGATAGATGATCAGACGCTGCTCATCTTGGGAGGATGTGGTGGTCCGAATGCA CTTCTTAAAGATGCCTGGCTTCTCCACATGGATGCACTACCATGGAGGTGGCAGCAGCTGCAGGTGGAAAACGAGGACCATGGGGCCCCAGAGTTGTGGTGTCACCCAGCATGtagg GTGGGCCAGTGTGTGGTGGTCTTCTCACAGGCTCCATCTGGGCGGGCACCGCTAAGCCCAAGTCTTAACTCTCGGCCCTCCCCCATAAGTGCCACACCTGCCCCTCTGGGCCCTGAACCTCCTTCCCTGCGCTCTCAGTCTCCCGTTCGGAGCGGTGCTGCCGGTGTTGTTCTGGGAGCTGTTGAAGAGGCTCCGTGTGTAAATGGCCGATGGGGCACTCTGAGACCTCGGCCTTCAGCGAGAGGTGGTGCCAGAGACGGGAGCCCGTCCTCCTCTCAGCAGCCATCTCCTTCACAAGGCCCAGAaagccctcctcttcctcccttaATAAATGGATCCTCCCCTTCCCCACGGACCAGCCCAGCCCAGGCTGCATCTCCTCCCTCTCGTCCTCACCTGCCTTCCTCCACTGACTATGGATGGGAGTCTCCCCCCTCTGCTGCTCACCATCCTGAGGTCCCCAGCACCAACGGCCtgcatacacctccctcaggcTCCCCATGCACCCCACCAGGTGCAGTGTCCCCTGCTGCCTTACGACGAGGGCTGGAGGCAGTGAAAAACAAATCTTCCTCATCTGTACCgtcttcatcatcatcgtctTCCCTTCAGACACAGGGGCCTTCTCCTGGAGGTGGAGCAGGTCCTCCAGGAACCCCTCCGTCATCCTCCTCCAGTCCTCCTCAGGTGGCTGGAGCCGATGGACATGCTATCCCGCCTATTGCGAGGCGTCTCGGTCATCATCCGCCGCAGAGCCTGAACGTAGGCAAACCTCTGTACCAGTCTCTCAACTGCAAGCCCATGCAGATGTATGTGCTCGATGTGTCCCGAGCCAAGTCTGCTGGGGTAGTGTCTTGGAGAGTTTATGGGAACGGGACTCCACCTGCAGTCACAGGACCACCGGAGACCAGCCTTCACACTGTGGTACAGGGCAGGGGAGAGCTCATCATCTTTGGAGGCCTCATGGACAAAAAACAGAATGTGAAATACTACCCTAAAACCAACGCCTTGTACTTTGTACGCGCTAAAAGGTAA